In a single window of the Coregonus clupeaformis isolate EN_2021a chromosome 10, ASM2061545v1, whole genome shotgun sequence genome:
- the LOC121574916 gene encoding synaptotagmin-2-like isoform X2: MKWNLFKNKPEAMVGPEPTGTGATMTAAPAVAIATTVAEPPGNGTVSKNDMFEEIKSKFMNEIDKIPLPSWAIIAIAVVAALLILTCCFCIIKKCCCKKKKNKKGKKGKDGLNMKNMKGDEDDDDDEGETGLTEEEKEEEEKEEEKLGKLQYSLDYDFQDSKLTVGILQAADLISMDSGGTSDPYVKVFVLPDKKKKFDTKVQKKNLNPVFNESFVFKLPYDELGGKTLVMSVFDYDRFSKHDIIGEVRIPMNTIDLGQPIEEWKDLESADKEEPEKLGDICISLRYVPTAGKLTVCILEAKNLKKMDVGGLSDPYVKIALLQGGKKLKKKKTTVKKNTLNPYYNESFSFEIPMDMMQKILVVVTVFDYDKIGKNDAIGKIFVGSKATGPGLKHWSDMLSNPRRPIAQWHPLQQEEDIDAALAGLNAKK; the protein is encoded by the exons ATGAAGTGGAACTTGTTCAAGAATAAGCCAGAGGCCATGGTGGGTCCAGAGCCCACGGGCACAGGCGCCACCATGACCGCGGCCCCAGCTGTCGCCATCGCCACCACCGTGGCTGAACCCCCAGGCAATGGCACAGTTTCCAAGAACGACATGTTCGAAGAGATCAAGAGCAAGTTCATGAACGAGATCGATAAGATCCCAC TGCCCTCCTGGGCCATCATAGCCATCGCTGTGGTGGCTGCCCTCCTCATCCTCACCTGCTGCTTCTGCATTATAAAGAAGTGCTGctgtaagaagaagaagaacaagaaggGCAAGAAGGGAAAAGATGGCCTCAACATGAAGAACATGAAAGGGGACGAG GACGACGACGATGATGAAGGCGAGACAGGCCTGacggaggaggagaaagaggaggaggagaaggaggaggagaagcttGGCAAGCTGCAGTACTCGCTGGACTATGACTTCCAAGACAGTAAG CTGACTGTGGGAATCCTCCAAGCTGCTGATCTTATCTCCATGGACAGCGGAGGAACCTCTGACCCGTACGTCAAGGTCTTCGTCCTCCCAGACAAGAAGAAGAAGTTTGACACCAAGGTTCAAAAGAAAAACCTGAACCCTGTCTTCAATGAGTCATTTGTTTTCAAG TTACCGTATGATGAGCTCGGTGGGAAAACCCTGGTGATGTCAGTCTTTGACTACGACCGATTCTCCAAGCATGACATCATTGGAGAGGTGAGGATCCCCATGAACACCATTGACCTGGGACAGCCCATCGAAGAATGGAAGGACCTGGAGAGTGCAGACAAAGAGGAG CCTGAGAAGCTGGGAGACATCTGTATCTCTCTCCGTTACGTGCCCACCGCTGGCAAACTCACTGTCTGTATCCTGGAGGCAAAGAACCTCAAGAAGATGGACGTGGGTGGACTGTCTG ATCCCTATGTGAAGATCGCGTTGCTGCAGGGAGGCAagaaactgaagaagaagaagaccacTGTGAAGAAGAACACTCTGAATCCGTACTACAACGAGTCCTTCAGCTTTGAGATCCCAATGGACATGATGCAG AAAATATTggtggtggtgacagtgtttgaTTATGACAAGATTGGCAAGAATGACGCCATTGGGAAGATATTTGTGGGCAGCAAGGCGACGGGCCCTGGTCTGAAGCATTGGTCTGACATGCTCTCTAACCCCAGGCGTCCCATTGCCCAGTGGCACCCACTACAACAGGAGGAGGATATAGATGCAGCATTGGCAGGATTAAATGCAAAAAAGTAA
- the LOC121574916 gene encoding synaptotagmin-2-like isoform X1 translates to MKWNLFKNKPEAMVGPEPTGTGATMTAAPAVAIATTVAEPPGNGTVSKNDMFEEIKSKFMNEIDKIPLPSWAIIAIAVVAALLILTCCFCIIKKCCCKKKKNKKGKKGKDGLNMKNMKGDEKQDDDDDEGETGLTEEEKEEEEKEEEKLGKLQYSLDYDFQDSKLTVGILQAADLISMDSGGTSDPYVKVFVLPDKKKKFDTKVQKKNLNPVFNESFVFKLPYDELGGKTLVMSVFDYDRFSKHDIIGEVRIPMNTIDLGQPIEEWKDLESADKEEPEKLGDICISLRYVPTAGKLTVCILEAKNLKKMDVGGLSDPYVKIALLQGGKKLKKKKTTVKKNTLNPYYNESFSFEIPMDMMQKILVVVTVFDYDKIGKNDAIGKIFVGSKATGPGLKHWSDMLSNPRRPIAQWHPLQQEEDIDAALAGLNAKK, encoded by the exons ATGAAGTGGAACTTGTTCAAGAATAAGCCAGAGGCCATGGTGGGTCCAGAGCCCACGGGCACAGGCGCCACCATGACCGCGGCCCCAGCTGTCGCCATCGCCACCACCGTGGCTGAACCCCCAGGCAATGGCACAGTTTCCAAGAACGACATGTTCGAAGAGATCAAGAGCAAGTTCATGAACGAGATCGATAAGATCCCAC TGCCCTCCTGGGCCATCATAGCCATCGCTGTGGTGGCTGCCCTCCTCATCCTCACCTGCTGCTTCTGCATTATAAAGAAGTGCTGctgtaagaagaagaagaacaagaaggGCAAGAAGGGAAAAGATGGCCTCAACATGAAGAACATGAAAGGGGACGAG AAACAGGACGACGACGATGATGAAGGCGAGACAGGCCTGacggaggaggagaaagaggaggaggagaaggaggaggagaagcttGGCAAGCTGCAGTACTCGCTGGACTATGACTTCCAAGACAGTAAG CTGACTGTGGGAATCCTCCAAGCTGCTGATCTTATCTCCATGGACAGCGGAGGAACCTCTGACCCGTACGTCAAGGTCTTCGTCCTCCCAGACAAGAAGAAGAAGTTTGACACCAAGGTTCAAAAGAAAAACCTGAACCCTGTCTTCAATGAGTCATTTGTTTTCAAG TTACCGTATGATGAGCTCGGTGGGAAAACCCTGGTGATGTCAGTCTTTGACTACGACCGATTCTCCAAGCATGACATCATTGGAGAGGTGAGGATCCCCATGAACACCATTGACCTGGGACAGCCCATCGAAGAATGGAAGGACCTGGAGAGTGCAGACAAAGAGGAG CCTGAGAAGCTGGGAGACATCTGTATCTCTCTCCGTTACGTGCCCACCGCTGGCAAACTCACTGTCTGTATCCTGGAGGCAAAGAACCTCAAGAAGATGGACGTGGGTGGACTGTCTG ATCCCTATGTGAAGATCGCGTTGCTGCAGGGAGGCAagaaactgaagaagaagaagaccacTGTGAAGAAGAACACTCTGAATCCGTACTACAACGAGTCCTTCAGCTTTGAGATCCCAATGGACATGATGCAG AAAATATTggtggtggtgacagtgtttgaTTATGACAAGATTGGCAAGAATGACGCCATTGGGAAGATATTTGTGGGCAGCAAGGCGACGGGCCCTGGTCTGAAGCATTGGTCTGACATGCTCTCTAACCCCAGGCGTCCCATTGCCCAGTGGCACCCACTACAACAGGAGGAGGATATAGATGCAGCATTGGCAGGATTAAATGCAAAAAAGTAA